The following are encoded in a window of Solidesulfovibrio magneticus RS-1 genomic DNA:
- a CDS encoding LysM peptidoglycan-binding domain-containing protein, translated as MLRGTPTVILLVALAGAALGLTAGCSKYDGLERNMQYVSDDLARKDAALAWQQVTAAHAAWQKAGQSHDPADAAFAAYQDAYARYAVTYNELLDRTNAPGGFSSRLRSPTDTLPPPPPGVSMPSAQASPAPAPEMGPAGRELTDTTPARPLAGGAATPAPTPTPTAVVPAAPAPAVTPTAAPVPGKAKVVPAGPGSYIIQPGDTLYSIAKRHGLSEKRLAEANGITDPTKIAVGKALTIPAP; from the coding sequence ATGCTTCGAGGAACACCCACGGTCATTCTGCTTGTCGCCCTTGCGGGCGCGGCTCTCGGCCTGACGGCCGGGTGCAGCAAATACGACGGGCTTGAACGCAATATGCAGTACGTGTCCGACGACTTGGCGCGCAAGGACGCGGCCCTTGCCTGGCAGCAGGTCACGGCCGCCCACGCCGCCTGGCAAAAAGCCGGTCAGAGCCACGATCCGGCCGACGCCGCTTTTGCCGCCTATCAGGACGCGTATGCCCGCTATGCCGTGACCTACAACGAATTGCTGGACCGCACCAACGCGCCCGGCGGGTTTTCCAGTCGGCTGCGCAGCCCCACCGACACCCTGCCGCCGCCTCCTCCGGGCGTGTCCATGCCGTCGGCCCAGGCCTCGCCGGCCCCGGCCCCGGAGATGGGGCCGGCCGGCCGCGAACTGACCGACACGACGCCTGCCCGTCCCCTGGCCGGAGGCGCGGCCACACCCGCTCCGACGCCGACCCCGACCGCCGTCGTCCCGGCGGCTCCGGCTCCGGCCGTGACGCCGACCGCCGCACCGGTCCCCGGCAAGGCCAAGGTCGTGCCGGCCGGACCGGGTTCCTACATCATTCAGCCCGGGGATACGCTGTATTCCATCGCCAAACGCCACGGCCTGAGCGAAAAGCGGCTGGCCGAGGCCAACGGCATCACCGATCCGACCAAGATCGCCGTGGGCAAGGCCCTGACCATCCCGGCCCCGTAG
- a CDS encoding glycosyltransferase family A protein: MKHRLAPHPPAAGLRPHLPLWAYGLEGDWLLRHQAAGLAALAAGAPKFSLLSARLAAWGFERAPLDPALAAAAREAGRPLDDAPARRALTRELARRLIRPANAPALAPLAQAPDPGPALAFLAAAMDDPRHGLYWRGKAFALALVRGLPELARQAVAPLLADSALTPLGARLALEAALAWDGPAAWSEALSRLDRDCFPRYAALAQAHLLAETGQPNAAAEVLATLWREDNWHPDLTARLAALLAPPPAADLDALPGALHVFVYTWNRATLLRPTLERLAGSRLGPARVTVLDNGGTDDTAAVCRAMAERFAPGRFACLPLPVNIGAPAARNWLARAAGLRPNDLAAYLDDDALVAPDWLEQLAGALAADPEADVAGARVVADAPGAARVAQAADVRLLPPDKAHAVRPLVNAGPGPDLGLLAVVRPCASVSGCCHLLRSRALTGPAAPFDIRFSPSQFDDLARDLTGFMAGCRAVYVGTVAVAHRQHAGPGQAKSAAAVGQLLGARAKLDGLFSRQAMEQAAGRDLDLAWASLATAFAAVRQRLAD, translated from the coding sequence ATGAAGCACCGCCTCGCGCCCCATCCGCCCGCCGCCGGCCTACGGCCCCATCTGCCGCTGTGGGCTTACGGCCTGGAAGGCGACTGGCTCCTGCGCCATCAGGCCGCCGGTCTGGCCGCCCTGGCCGCCGGCGCGCCCAAATTTTCGCTCCTGTCCGCCAGGCTGGCCGCCTGGGGCTTCGAGCGCGCGCCCCTGGACCCGGCCCTGGCCGCCGCCGCCCGCGAGGCCGGACGGCCCCTGGACGACGCACCGGCCCGCCGGGCGCTCACCCGGGAACTGGCCCGGCGACTGATCCGGCCGGCCAACGCCCCGGCTCTGGCCCCACTGGCCCAGGCCCCGGACCCCGGCCCGGCCCTGGCCTTTCTGGCTGCCGCCATGGACGATCCCCGGCATGGCCTCTACTGGCGCGGCAAGGCCTTTGCCCTGGCCCTGGTCCGTGGGCTGCCGGAGCTGGCCCGGCAGGCCGTCGCCCCGCTTCTGGCCGATTCCGCCTTGACGCCCCTTGGCGCGCGTCTGGCCCTGGAAGCCGCCCTGGCCTGGGACGGCCCGGCCGCCTGGTCGGAGGCCCTTTCCCGCCTGGACCGGGACTGCTTCCCGCGTTACGCCGCCCTGGCCCAGGCCCATCTGCTGGCCGAGACCGGCCAGCCCAACGCAGCGGCCGAGGTCCTGGCGACGCTGTGGCGCGAGGACAACTGGCATCCCGATCTCACGGCCCGGCTGGCCGCGCTCCTGGCCCCGCCGCCGGCCGCCGACCTTGACGCCCTGCCCGGGGCGCTCCACGTCTTCGTCTATACCTGGAACCGGGCCACCCTGCTGCGCCCGACCCTGGAGCGGCTGGCAGGCAGCCGCCTGGGGCCGGCCCGGGTCACGGTGCTGGACAACGGCGGAACCGACGACACGGCGGCGGTGTGCCGGGCCATGGCCGAACGCTTCGCCCCGGGGCGGTTTGCCTGCTTGCCCCTGCCCGTCAACATCGGCGCGCCGGCCGCCCGCAACTGGCTGGCCCGCGCGGCTGGCCTTAGGCCAAACGATCTGGCCGCCTATCTTGACGACGACGCCCTGGTCGCGCCGGACTGGCTGGAACAGCTCGCCGGGGCCTTGGCCGCCGATCCCGAGGCCGACGTGGCCGGCGCCCGGGTGGTAGCCGACGCGCCCGGCGCGGCCCGGGTCGCCCAGGCCGCCGACGTACGGCTTTTGCCCCCGGACAAGGCCCACGCCGTGCGCCCGCTGGTCAATGCCGGACCAGGACCGGACCTTGGCCTTTTGGCGGTCGTTCGTCCCTGCGCCTCGGTTTCCGGCTGCTGCCACCTGCTGCGTTCCCGCGCCCTCACCGGGCCGGCCGCGCCCTTCGACATCCGCTTCTCGCCCAGCCAGTTCGACGATCTGGCCCGGGATCTGACCGGCTTCATGGCCGGGTGCCGGGCCGTCTATGTTGGAACCGTCGCCGTAGCCCATCGCCAGCACGCCGGGCCGGGCCAGGCCAAAAGCGCCGCCGCCGTGGGCCAACTCCTGGGCGCGCGCGCCAAGCTCGACGGGCTTTTCTCCCGGCAGGCCATGGAACAAGCCGCCGGGCGCGACCTGGACCTGGCCTGGGCCTCCCTGGCCACGGCCTTTGCCGCGGTACGCCAGCGACTTGCCGATTAG
- a CDS encoding M23 family metallopeptidase, with product MLERELEIFLHGPGGIRRLFIYRRWMFLAPALVLLTLASAGAWLWRFEAGYETLAARRQAALGRLVAQKAAAMRLRERMRLLGEEAGRIASFNAKLGIMLDQPASDPGTMGETRAPRLPGTAMGEALGRRLFDFLEALSGRMAREEAAQQELARSLIDRKLEFLAKPTLWPARGYVTSGFGSRRSPFGRGGDFHNGVDIKVPLGSPVYAAGAGRVVEAGTVAGYGFIVIIAHDYGLETVYAHLKKFDVKVGQEVKRGQLIAQSGNSGRSTGAHLHYEVRAGGTPINPRQYLLD from the coding sequence ATGCTCGAACGCGAACTCGAAATATTCCTCCACGGCCCGGGCGGCATCCGTCGGCTGTTCATCTATCGGCGCTGGATGTTTCTCGCCCCGGCCCTGGTCCTTTTGACCCTGGCCTCGGCCGGGGCCTGGCTGTGGCGGTTCGAGGCCGGCTACGAGACCCTGGCCGCCCGGCGTCAGGCCGCCTTGGGGCGGCTTGTGGCCCAGAAGGCGGCGGCCATGCGCCTGCGCGAACGGATGCGGCTTTTGGGGGAGGAGGCCGGACGCATCGCGTCCTTTAACGCCAAGCTCGGCATCATGCTCGACCAGCCGGCGAGCGACCCCGGCACCATGGGCGAGACCCGTGCCCCCCGGCTGCCGGGCACGGCCATGGGCGAGGCGCTGGGGCGGCGGCTGTTCGATTTCCTGGAGGCCTTAAGCGGGCGCATGGCTCGGGAGGAGGCGGCCCAGCAGGAACTGGCCCGAAGCCTGATCGACCGCAAGCTGGAGTTTCTGGCCAAGCCCACCCTGTGGCCGGCCCGGGGGTATGTCACTTCCGGTTTCGGCTCGCGGCGCTCGCCCTTTGGCCGAGGCGGCGATTTCCACAACGGCGTGGACATCAAGGTGCCCCTGGGCAGCCCGGTCTATGCCGCCGGGGCCGGGCGGGTGGTCGAGGCCGGGACCGTGGCCGGCTATGGCTTCATCGTCATCATCGCCCACGATTACGGCCTGGAGACGGTCTACGCCCACCTCAAGAAGTTCGACGTCAAGGTCGGCCAGGAAGTCAAGCGCGGCCAGTTAATCGCCCAGTCCGGCAACTCCGGCCGCAGCACCGGCGCGCACCTGCACTACGAAGTCCGGGCCGGCGGCACGCCGATCAATCCCCGGCAGTATCTCCTCGACTAA
- a CDS encoding chemotaxis protein: MAQSDILLEAGTNELEIIEFFIDEGPERGLTNYGVNVAKVLEVIESPGLEPLPGAPHPCFMGAIPLRDIVLPVLDLAVWLGLPRVRRPHEIILVTRFNSRTTGFLATGVTNIHRFHWRDVEPPHQAISALATNAVTGLVRHEGRFILLLDLEKIIFELDAGLPQDDDAPPPSAKRLRALVAEDSGIMRHMIRERLEAANFETALVGDGQQALDLLLDPEGVRPDIVISDIEMPRLDGYTLTRHIRETPALARLPVILFSSLITDELRHKGQSVGADEQISKPQFGDLARLAMELIEKRRTLAD, from the coding sequence ATGGCCCAGTCCGATATTCTGCTCGAAGCCGGAACCAACGAACTCGAAATCATCGAATTCTTCATTGATGAAGGACCCGAGCGCGGCCTCACCAACTACGGCGTCAACGTGGCCAAGGTGCTGGAAGTCATCGAATCGCCGGGACTGGAACCGTTGCCCGGCGCGCCGCATCCCTGCTTCATGGGGGCCATTCCGCTTCGCGACATCGTGCTGCCGGTGCTGGACCTGGCCGTGTGGCTGGGCCTGCCCCGGGTGCGCCGCCCCCACGAAATCATTCTGGTCACCCGGTTCAACAGCCGCACCACCGGCTTCCTGGCCACCGGCGTCACCAACATCCACCGCTTCCACTGGCGCGACGTGGAACCGCCCCATCAGGCCATTTCCGCCCTGGCCACCAACGCCGTCACCGGGCTTGTGCGCCACGAAGGCCGCTTCATCCTGCTTTTGGACCTCGAAAAGATTATCTTCGAACTCGACGCCGGCCTGCCCCAGGACGACGACGCCCCGCCGCCCTCGGCAAAACGCCTACGGGCCCTGGTGGCCGAGGATTCCGGCATCATGCGCCACATGATCCGCGAGCGCCTGGAAGCCGCCAATTTCGAGACGGCGCTGGTCGGCGACGGCCAGCAGGCCCTGGACCTGCTTCTGGACCCGGAGGGCGTGCGCCCGGACATCGTCATCTCGGACATCGAAATGCCGCGTCTGGACGGCTATACCCTGACCCGACACATCCGCGAGACGCCGGCCCTGGCCCGGCTGCCGGTCATCCTGTTCTCCTCGCTCATCACCGACGAACTGCGCCACAAGGGACAGTCGGTCGGAGCCGACGAACAGATCTCCAAGCCCCAGTTCGGCGACCTAGCCCGACTGGCCATGGAGTTGATCGAAAAGCGCCGCACCCTGGCCGACTAG
- a CDS encoding ABC transporter ATP-binding protein/permease, whose amino-acid sequence MKLRPDIPDALYKRSLFSWVWTSNLKLQGILLIIIVVTVAVRVLPLEMQKKIINQAISLKRLDLLLMYCGYYLACVVAASGLKLAINALQNYIGQQSLTDLRKQLYAHILKLPMSFFRKASPGMVVSSLIAEVANTGEFVGQAIAVPVTNVLTLFAFAGYLFYLNPLMAVISMALYPIAILVIPALQKRANAANKQRVDTGRQLSTLISETVSGIHEVHANASFRLENKRFGAMADKLFKVRVVWNLYKFAIKVSNNFFQNLGPFVLFLVGGYLAINGRFDLGALVAFLSANEKLYDPWKELMDFYQTYQDASVSYERIMEYFQGDPEFIEEPADPRPPLVLAGAFSANNLVMEVPGGIQLLKGVSLDIAPGELTALVGFSGSGKSTLALCLCQNLKYTGGQATFDGNDIDALPKSDIADNMGVVSQHPFIFEGTIRANLLYSINARREAHGVTGEDGLPTVDEIIAVVQQVGLFADILRFGLNSVFKEGKKENLVKKVVRVREAYHAGHAESLADWVEFFDPTQYLYYSSVAENIVFGTPNRDDLAPENLPANPFFIGFLHDAGLKMLLVQTGAELAARTVDILKDVPSPDATFFEQSPITVDEFEAYRDLAGRLGRVRLHKLSPEDERLLLTLALRFTPGKHTIVGLSHILEGLLLQGRAMFAERVASDLPGAVTFLRRKDYLYSMTVMDNILFGRLKTTSAKVVDQIQKTIVSLLIEEDMLERVLEIGLDFQVGSMGDRLSGGQRQKVALARAFLKEPPVLILDEATAALDNASQARIQNLLENKWRGRSTVIAVVHRLDTIKNYDKVAVMKAGRIVEVGSYADLMDKKGMLYELVYGAAARA is encoded by the coding sequence ATGAAGCTGCGCCCCGACATTCCAGACGCCCTGTACAAACGGTCGCTGTTCTCCTGGGTCTGGACCAGCAATTTGAAGCTCCAGGGCATCCTGCTCATCATCATCGTGGTCACCGTGGCCGTGCGGGTGCTGCCCCTGGAGATGCAAAAAAAGATCATCAACCAGGCAATATCGCTCAAGCGCCTGGATCTGCTCCTCATGTACTGCGGCTACTATCTGGCCTGCGTGGTGGCCGCCTCGGGGCTTAAGCTCGCCATAAACGCCCTGCAGAACTACATCGGCCAACAGTCGCTCACCGACCTGCGCAAGCAGCTCTACGCCCACATCTTAAAACTCCCCATGTCGTTTTTCCGCAAGGCCTCGCCCGGCATGGTGGTCTCCTCGCTCATTGCCGAGGTGGCCAACACCGGTGAATTCGTGGGCCAGGCCATTGCCGTGCCCGTCACCAACGTGCTGACGCTGTTCGCTTTCGCCGGCTACCTCTTCTATTTGAACCCCCTCATGGCCGTCATCAGCATGGCGCTTTATCCCATCGCCATCCTGGTCATCCCGGCCCTGCAAAAACGGGCCAACGCCGCCAACAAGCAGCGGGTGGACACCGGCCGCCAGCTCTCGACGCTCATCAGCGAAACCGTTTCCGGCATCCACGAAGTCCACGCCAACGCCAGCTTCCGCCTGGAAAACAAGCGCTTTGGGGCCATGGCCGACAAGCTCTTCAAGGTGCGCGTGGTCTGGAACCTGTATAAGTTCGCCATCAAGGTCTCCAACAACTTTTTCCAGAACCTCGGCCCCTTCGTGCTGTTTCTCGTGGGCGGCTATCTGGCCATAAACGGCCGCTTCGACCTCGGCGCGCTGGTGGCTTTTCTCTCGGCCAACGAGAAGCTCTACGATCCCTGGAAGGAGCTGATGGATTTCTACCAGACCTACCAGGACGCCTCGGTCAGCTACGAGCGCATCATGGAATATTTCCAGGGCGACCCGGAGTTCATCGAAGAACCGGCCGACCCGCGCCCGCCCCTGGTCCTGGCCGGGGCGTTTTCGGCCAACAATCTGGTGATGGAAGTGCCGGGCGGCATCCAACTCTTAAAGGGCGTGTCCCTGGACATCGCGCCGGGCGAACTCACGGCCCTGGTCGGTTTTTCCGGCTCGGGCAAGTCCACCCTGGCCCTTTGCCTGTGCCAGAACCTCAAATACACCGGCGGCCAGGCCACCTTTGACGGCAACGACATCGACGCCCTGCCCAAGTCCGACATCGCCGACAACATGGGCGTGGTGTCCCAGCATCCCTTCATCTTCGAAGGCACCATCCGGGCCAATCTGCTCTATTCCATCAACGCCCGGCGCGAGGCCCACGGCGTCACGGGCGAGGACGGCCTGCCCACGGTGGACGAGATCATCGCCGTGGTGCAGCAGGTCGGGCTTTTTGCCGACATCCTGCGTTTTGGCCTCAATTCGGTCTTCAAGGAAGGCAAAAAGGAAAATCTCGTCAAGAAGGTGGTGCGGGTGCGCGAGGCCTACCATGCCGGCCACGCCGAGAGTCTGGCCGACTGGGTCGAATTTTTCGATCCCACCCAATACCTCTACTACAGCAGCGTGGCCGAGAACATCGTCTTCGGCACGCCCAACCGGGACGATCTGGCCCCGGAGAATCTGCCGGCCAATCCGTTTTTCATCGGCTTCCTCCACGACGCGGGCCTGAAGATGCTGCTGGTCCAGACCGGGGCCGAGCTGGCCGCCCGCACCGTGGACATCTTGAAAGACGTGCCCTCCCCGGACGCCACCTTTTTCGAGCAATCGCCCATCACCGTGGACGAGTTCGAGGCCTACCGCGATCTGGCCGGGCGGCTGGGCCGAGTGCGGCTGCACAAGCTCTCCCCCGAGGACGAGCGGCTGCTCCTCACCCTGGCCCTGCGTTTCACCCCGGGCAAACACACCATCGTCGGGCTGTCCCACATCCTGGAGGGCCTGCTGCTCCAGGGCCGGGCCATGTTCGCCGAGCGCGTGGCCTCGGACCTGCCGGGCGCGGTGACGTTCCTGCGCCGCAAGGATTATCTCTATTCCATGACCGTCATGGACAACATCCTGTTTGGCCGCCTGAAAACCACCAGCGCCAAGGTGGTGGACCAGATCCAGAAGACCATCGTCAGCCTGCTCATCGAAGAGGACATGCTGGAGCGGGTGTTGGAAATCGGCCTCGACTTCCAGGTCGGATCCATGGGCGACCGCCTGTCCGGCGGCCAGCGCCAGAAGGTGGCCCTGGCCCGGGCGTTTCTCAAGGAACCGCCGGTGCTCATTCTCGACGAGGCCACGGCGGCCCTGGACAACGCCTCCCAGGCCCGCATCCAGAACCTGCTGGAAAACAAGTGGCGGGGGCGCTCCACGGTCATCGCCGTGGTGCACCGGCTGGACACCATCAAGAACTACGACAAGGTGGCGGTCATGAAGGCCGGCCGCATCGTCGAGGTCGGTTCCTACGCCGATCTCATGGACAAAAAGGGGATGCTCTATGAGCTCGTCTACGGAGCGGCCGCAAGGGCCTAA
- a CDS encoding cyclic nucleotide-binding domain-containing protein has translation MSSSTERPQGPNLAACGFNDHLDLLRELPIYNGVPLDVVKVLAYLSTAESFSAGESLCDQGEALDRSFYVLCGEVHVLRHVEGCDAPMLTRGPGFFFGGLGLLASAKALYTVRAAAPTQCLTLSKEKFLKTAERFPDILPKILHNVVAHVFRWEEAFLTAHAEECAARGNEMGLSLF, from the coding sequence ATGAGCTCGTCTACGGAGCGGCCGCAAGGGCCTAACCTGGCGGCCTGCGGGTTCAACGACCATCTGGACCTGTTGCGGGAGTTGCCGATCTATAACGGCGTGCCCTTGGACGTGGTGAAGGTGCTGGCCTACCTGTCCACGGCCGAAAGCTTTTCGGCCGGCGAATCGCTGTGCGACCAGGGCGAGGCGCTCGACCGGTCGTTTTACGTGCTGTGCGGCGAGGTGCACGTGCTGCGCCACGTCGAGGGCTGCGACGCGCCCATGCTGACGCGCGGCCCGGGCTTTTTCTTCGGGGGCCTGGGGCTCCTGGCCTCGGCCAAGGCCCTGTACACGGTTCGCGCGGCCGCGCCGACCCAGTGCCTCACCCTGTCCAAGGAGAAGTTTTTGAAAACGGCCGAGCGTTTTCCGGACATCCTGCCCAAGATCCTGCACAACGTGGTGGCCCACGTGTTCCGCTGGGAAGAGGCGTTTTTGACCGCCCACGCCGAGGAATGCGCCGCCCGGGGCAACGAGATGGGGCTGAGTCTGTTTTAA
- a CDS encoding class I SAM-dependent methyltransferase — protein MDAEAKCREWNVFETDGLCSVCGQKAVFSPIKPGFSLRETRCSSCRASRRTRDLARVVAQLAAGEPARRLPEALPAMMGWRVFEAQAAGPLHDRLRCLPGYVCSEYVPELAQPGSCDQSGLRCEDLERLSFPDASFDLVVTQDVFEHVADPWRAFAEVWRVLAPGGRHVFTVPLNEGHPTTARVRFSASGRVDVLPPVHHGDPVHQGGSLVVTDFGDDLPQLLTGRGQPTIVASHVAFYKPSEMPGIIDGDLHALYEAAWKAGEKGGFLRYNSVVFLTQKPV, from the coding sequence ATGGACGCGGAAGCCAAATGCCGGGAATGGAATGTCTTCGAGACCGACGGGTTGTGCTCGGTCTGCGGTCAGAAGGCGGTTTTTTCGCCGATCAAGCCCGGTTTCAGCCTGCGCGAAACGCGCTGCTCGTCCTGCCGGGCCAGCCGCCGCACCCGCGACCTGGCCCGGGTGGTGGCCCAGCTGGCCGCCGGCGAGCCGGCCCGGCGGCTGCCCGAGGCCCTGCCGGCCATGATGGGCTGGCGGGTGTTCGAGGCCCAGGCGGCCGGCCCGCTCCATGACCGCTTGCGCTGCCTGCCGGGCTATGTCTGTTCGGAATACGTGCCCGAGCTGGCCCAGCCCGGGTCCTGCGACCAGTCGGGGCTACGCTGCGAGGACCTGGAGCGCCTGAGCTTTCCCGACGCGTCCTTCGATCTGGTCGTCACCCAGGACGTGTTCGAACATGTGGCCGATCCCTGGCGGGCTTTCGCCGAGGTCTGGCGGGTGCTGGCTCCGGGCGGTCGCCATGTCTTCACCGTGCCCTTAAACGAGGGCCACCCCACCACCGCGCGGGTGCGCTTTAGCGCGTCGGGCCGGGTGGACGTGCTGCCGCCGGTGCACCACGGCGATCCGGTGCACCAGGGAGGGTCGCTTGTGGTGACGGATTTCGGCGACGACCTGCCGCAATTGCTGACCGGACGCGGCCAGCCCACCATCGTGGCCAGCCATGTGGCCTTCTACAAGCCCTCCGAGATGCCGGGCATCATCGACGGCGACCTCCACGCCCTCTACGAAGCGGCCTGGAAAGCCGGCGAAAAGGGCGGCTTTTTGCGCTATAATTCCGTGGTGTTCCTGACGCAAAAGCCGGTCTGA
- the proB gene encoding glutamate 5-kinase gives MAQSDWREKRRQVMSQARRVVIKVGSAVLAGPDGVESLVIASLARQIAELVASGREVLLVSSGAVAAGRAVLAGRYDPSFLPHRQAASAIGQSRIMHAYDQEFSRHGRIAAQVLLTRDDLDNRERYLNLRNTLSTLFDLGAVPVINENDSVAISELVYGDNDCLAGLLVGTVGADLFVNLTSARGVFAENPDENPAAKPMECIDNIADLDLDAMCGAKTTLGTGGMYSKLLSARRVAQLGVPTLILAGREDGALTQAFGDEGVGTFIVSGCKPITRRKFWLAYHHEPQGTLTVDDGAVRALKDKGKSLLPAGIVDVAGEFPVGSMVRVAAVSGEVVALGLCNYASGDLRKIMGLKSTRIAQVLGEAAYEEAVHRDNLLLDPAI, from the coding sequence ATGGCCCAGAGCGACTGGCGCGAGAAGCGCCGGCAAGTCATGTCCCAGGCCCGCCGGGTGGTCATCAAGGTCGGCAGCGCCGTCCTGGCCGGCCCGGATGGCGTGGAATCCCTGGTCATTGCCTCCCTGGCCCGCCAGATCGCCGAACTGGTGGCCTCGGGGCGCGAAGTGCTGCTGGTCTCCAGCGGCGCGGTGGCCGCCGGCCGGGCCGTGCTGGCCGGGCGCTACGATCCGTCGTTTCTGCCCCACCGGCAGGCCGCCTCGGCCATCGGCCAAAGCCGCATCATGCACGCCTATGACCAGGAATTCTCCCGCCACGGCCGAATCGCCGCCCAGGTGCTCCTCACCCGCGACGACCTGGACAACCGCGAGCGCTACCTCAACTTGCGCAACACCCTGTCCACGCTGTTCGATCTCGGCGCGGTGCCGGTCATCAACGAAAACGACTCCGTGGCCATCTCCGAACTGGTCTACGGCGACAACGATTGCCTGGCCGGCCTGCTCGTCGGCACGGTGGGGGCCGATCTCTTCGTCAACCTGACCTCGGCCCGGGGCGTGTTCGCCGAAAACCCGGACGAGAACCCGGCAGCCAAGCCCATGGAATGCATCGACAACATCGCCGACCTCGACCTTGACGCCATGTGCGGGGCCAAGACCACGCTGGGCACCGGCGGCATGTATTCCAAGCTGCTCTCGGCCCGGCGCGTGGCCCAGCTCGGCGTGCCGACGCTGATCCTGGCCGGCCGCGAGGACGGGGCGCTCACCCAGGCCTTTGGCGACGAGGGCGTGGGCACCTTTATCGTCTCGGGCTGCAAGCCCATCACCAGGCGCAAGTTCTGGCTGGCCTACCACCATGAGCCCCAAGGCACGCTCACCGTGGACGACGGCGCGGTGCGGGCGCTCAAGGACAAGGGCAAAAGCCTGCTGCCGGCCGGCATCGTGGACGTGGCCGGGGAGTTCCCGGTGGGCTCCATGGTGCGGGTGGCGGCGGTGTCCGGCGAAGTCGTGGCCCTGGGGCTGTGCAACTACGCTTCCGGCGATCTGCGCAAAATCATGGGCCTCAAAAGCACGCGCATCGCCCAGGTGCTCGGCGAAGCCGCCTACGAAGAAGCCGTGCACCGCGACAACCTGCTTCTCGACCCGGCCATCTAG
- a CDS encoding 2-phosphosulfolactate phosphatase produces the protein MRIRMLELLTGAAEASGLAVVIDVFRACTVACHALGGGAARILPVDSIEEALALKAALPEAILAGERQCIKPAGFDCGNSPSELAAFDLAGRTVIHATSAGTRGIVAAMGSADRVITCSFANMGATARAIAAANPEVVSIVAMGKAGLAPAPEDKLCGMYLANLLQDVPNAFAAIPKFLRGTASAEIFFGDTAIVPEADFDLCLTLDAFDFFIEAVRDDNGRLTLTRRDAPPVPDKPDMPAQA, from the coding sequence GTGCGCATACGGATGTTGGAGCTTTTGACCGGCGCGGCCGAGGCTTCGGGCCTGGCCGTGGTCATCGACGTGTTTCGGGCCTGCACCGTGGCCTGCCACGCCCTGGGCGGCGGCGCGGCGCGCATTCTTCCCGTGGACAGCATCGAGGAAGCCCTGGCGCTAAAGGCTGCCCTTCCCGAGGCCATTTTGGCCGGGGAGCGGCAGTGCATAAAGCCCGCCGGCTTTGACTGCGGCAACTCGCCCAGCGAACTGGCCGCCTTCGACCTGGCCGGGCGCACGGTCATCCACGCCACCAGCGCCGGCACGCGGGGCATCGTCGCGGCCATGGGCAGCGCGGACCGGGTCATCACCTGTTCGTTCGCCAACATGGGAGCCACGGCCCGGGCCATCGCGGCGGCCAACCCCGAGGTCGTCTCCATCGTGGCCATGGGCAAGGCCGGCCTGGCCCCGGCCCCGGAAGACAAGTTGTGCGGCATGTACCTGGCCAACCTGCTCCAGGACGTGCCCAACGCCTTTGCCGCCATCCCCAAATTTTTGCGCGGCACGGCCAGCGCCGAAATATTTTTTGGCGACACGGCCATCGTGCCCGAAGCCGATTTCGACCTGTGCCTGACCCTTGACGCCTTCGACTTTTTCATCGAAGCCGTGCGCGACGACAACGGCCGGCTGACGCTCACGCGCCGCGACGCGCCGCCCGTCCCGGACAAGCCCGACATGCCGGCCCAAGCCTAA